Proteins encoded by one window of Bacteroidota bacterium:
- a CDS encoding alpha/beta hydrolase: protein MNHSTYDWKNKKGQHIFAQRWLPDGKPIAVICHVHGQSDHSSRFEHVAGFFVDHDIAFIAIDLIGHGKSAGARGHVLSFSEYTESVDMLLDEAEKLFPDVPVFVYGHSMGGNIVLHHAFVTTRNIKGYIVTSPWIKLAFEPPAWKVALGKTVKSIFPALLQPTGLDASLISHDEEVVEKYKNDKLVHGKISASGFFEILMHGYAILDHKDELKYPVLLMHGTGDKVTSCDASRTFANQHQKNMTFIEMDGLYHEMHNEPQQLTVFNEMLNWIKNTINK from the coding sequence ATGAATCATTCTACATACGATTGGAAGAATAAAAAAGGTCAACATATTTTCGCTCAGCGTTGGTTACCGGATGGTAAACCGATTGCTGTTATATGTCACGTGCACGGACAAAGCGATCACAGCAGCAGATTTGAACATGTGGCTGGTTTTTTTGTGGATCATGATATTGCTTTTATTGCGATCGACCTTATCGGTCATGGGAAAAGTGCAGGCGCACGCGGACATGTTCTTTCCTTTAGTGAATATACCGAGTCGGTTGACATGTTATTGGATGAAGCGGAGAAATTATTTCCTGATGTTCCAGTGTTTGTTTATGGGCATAGTATGGGTGGAAATATTGTTTTACATCATGCATTTGTAACAACACGAAACATAAAAGGATATATTGTTACATCACCCTGGATAAAACTTGCCTTCGAACCTCCTGCATGGAAAGTGGCTTTGGGAAAAACGGTTAAATCCATTTTTCCCGCTTTATTGCAACCAACAGGTTTGGATGCATCCTTAATTTCGCACGATGAAGAAGTTGTTGAAAAATATAAGAATGATAAATTGGTGCATGGTAAAATTTCCGCCTCAGGATTTTTTGAAATATTAATGCATGGATATGCAATTTTAGATCACAAAGACGAATTAAAATATCCCGTTTTATTGATGCACGGAACCGGTGATAAAGTTACTTCCTGTGATGCAAGCAGAACATTTGCTAATCAACATCAGAAAAATATGACCTTTATCGAAATGGATGGTTTGTATCATGAAATGCATAACGAACCCCAGCAATTAACTGTATTTAATGAAATGTTAAATTGGATAAAAAATACAATAAATAAATAA
- a CDS encoding GNAT family N-acetyltransferase has translation MEHVYTEEIKIRKASPDDLSGLCSLCAETFYDTYQQENTSENMQLYINTHFSPEVIGAELKTKNITIFIAFKGEKMIGYIKLEVINSTYMAEGSGCEISRYYVIKEYQQYKVGKKLMNITENFALESSCNYLWLGVWQKNEKAIAIYKHLGFIISGTTTFTLGDDVQDDFIMIKSL, from the coding sequence ATGGAGCATGTATATACAGAGGAAATAAAAATCAGAAAAGCTAGTCCGGATGACCTAAGTGGCCTATGCAGTTTATGTGCAGAAACCTTTTACGACACCTACCAACAGGAAAATACAAGTGAGAACATGCAATTGTATATAAACACTCATTTTTCTCCGGAGGTGATCGGGGCAGAACTCAAAACTAAAAATATTACCATTTTTATCGCTTTCAAGGGAGAAAAAATGATAGGTTACATAAAACTGGAGGTCATAAATTCAACGTATATGGCAGAAGGAAGTGGTTGCGAAATTTCCCGGTATTATGTTATTAAAGAATATCAGCAATATAAAGTGGGGAAAAAACTGATGAACATTACAGAAAATTTTGCGTTAGAAAGTTCCTGTAATTATTTGTGGTTAGGTGTTTGGCAAAAGAATGAAAAGGCAATTGCCATATACAAACATTTAGGTTTTATAATTTCAGGAACAACTACCTTTACTTTAGGAGACGATGTTCAAGATGATTTTATCATGATCAAAAGTTTATAA
- a CDS encoding TIGR04283 family arsenosugar biosynthesis glycosyltransferase, with translation MKISIIIPTLNEEKYISKILLWFASINSDKILECIVCDGGSEDNTIKIASQFNTIILHSPKKGRSNQMNFAAKHARGEILYFVHADCIPPKTCFDSIIEAVHQNYDAGCFRYKFDSDKYLLKVNAFFNRFGGLICRGGDQTLFVKKEIFFALNGFSEKFIIMEDYDFVKRLMKIYSFKVIPEYAVVSARKYEHNSWAKVNFANAVAMYMFMSGAYSPQRIRNTYHSMIKHPKGQ, from the coding sequence ATGAAAATCAGTATAATTATTCCTACCCTTAATGAGGAAAAATATATTTCAAAAATTTTGTTGTGGTTTGCATCAATAAATTCCGATAAAATTTTAGAATGTATTGTTTGTGATGGTGGAAGTGAGGATAATACTATAAAAATAGCGTCCCAATTCAATACAATAATTCTGCATTCCCCAAAAAAAGGTCGTTCCAATCAAATGAACTTTGCTGCTAAACATGCCAGGGGAGAAATTTTATATTTTGTACATGCTGATTGTATTCCTCCCAAAACCTGTTTTGATTCAATAATTGAAGCCGTTCATCAAAATTATGATGCCGGTTGTTTCCGTTATAAATTTGATTCAGATAAATATTTATTAAAAGTAAATGCTTTTTTTAATCGTTTCGGGGGATTAATATGCCGCGGCGGTGATCAGACACTTTTTGTAAAAAAAGAAATATTTTTTGCTTTAAATGGATTTAGTGAAAAATTTATCATCATGGAGGATTATGATTTTGTTAAACGGTTGATGAAAATATATTCCTTCAAAGTGATCCCGGAATATGCGGTAGTTTCTGCAAGAAAATATGAACACAACAGTTGGGCAAAGGTGAACTTCGCCAATGCAGTCGCCATGTATATGTTTATGTCGGGAGCCTATAGTCCGCAGCGCATTCGCAATACTTACCACAGCATGATTAAACATCCTAAGGGGCAATAA
- a CDS encoding SDR family oxidoreductase, with protein MSAANKTFATGKVIWITGASSGIGEELAKQFARDKATLILSSRRKEELERVKTECLPYSSNIEVLPIDLSDLNSLNGIAEKAIALFGRIDMLINSGGISQRSTAMETEADVEQRIMDINFNSSVILSKAVIPQMEKNGYGKIILLSSITGKIGVPNRSTYCASKHALIGYFDAMRAENTIKGSPVQIHIIMPGFVHTNISYNAVKGDGKNQAILDPGQAKGMPVDVCARKIIKAIKNNKKEVLIGGKEIWMAHIRRFLPGLYYKMISKVATK; from the coding sequence ATGAGTGCTGCAAATAAGACCTTCGCAACTGGAAAAGTGATCTGGATAACAGGCGCCTCTTCGGGTATTGGGGAAGAACTTGCAAAACAATTTGCCCGTGATAAAGCTACTTTGATCCTATCCTCACGAAGAAAAGAGGAACTCGAAAGGGTAAAAACGGAATGCCTTCCCTACAGCAGTAATATTGAAGTTTTACCAATTGATCTTTCTGATTTGAATTCACTTAATGGAATTGCGGAAAAGGCTATTGCACTTTTTGGGAGGATAGACATGCTTATAAATAGCGGCGGAATAAGTCAGCGATCCACTGCAATGGAAACCGAAGCGGATGTGGAACAGCGAATTATGGATATTAATTTTAATAGTTCCGTAATTTTAAGCAAAGCTGTAATTCCACAAATGGAAAAAAACGGTTACGGCAAAATAATTTTGTTAAGCAGTATCACAGGAAAAATCGGTGTCCCTAATCGGTCCACATATTGCGCAAGTAAACACGCATTGATAGGGTATTTTGATGCTATGCGCGCAGAAAATACCATCAAAGGATCACCCGTTCAAATACACATAATAATGCCGGGATTTGTGCATACAAATATTTCTTATAACGCGGTAAAAGGCGACGGAAAAAATCAGGCTATATTAGATCCCGGACAAGCAAAAGGGATGCCTGTGGATGTATGTGCAAGAAAAATAATAAAAGCAATAAAAAATAATAAAAAAGAAGTTCTGATTGGCGGAAAAGAAATCTGGATGGCGCATATTAGGAGGTTTTTGCCGGGACTATATTATAAAATGATATCGAAAGTAGCAACGAAATAG
- a CDS encoding VOC family protein, with translation MKPIISGIQQIGIGNPFVQEAWRWYREKFGMDVKIFEEAAEANLMLPYTGGQPHKRHAILAINMNGGGGFEIWQYTSRTPVAATFEIQYGDLGIFACKIKSRDVQATYKTLQRQGVKILGEVTNDPKGDPHFYLKDLYGNVFEIVKADDWFGKTEFTTGGSYGAVVGVTDMERSKRFYGEILGFDKVVYDKEEIFNDTSVLPGGQIKSRRVLLAQSTSRRGPFSKLLGNGEIELIKVYDRPVKKIFENRFWGDLGFIHLCFDIQGMKEMKELCTSKGYPFTVDSGDHFDMGEAAGHFSYIEDPDGALIEFVETHKVPILKKFGWYLNLQKRDPEQALPNWMVKAMGLNRTRG, from the coding sequence ATGAAACCAATAATAAGTGGAATACAACAAATAGGAATCGGCAATCCATTCGTACAAGAGGCATGGAGATGGTATAGAGAAAAATTTGGGATGGATGTGAAGATATTTGAGGAGGCCGCAGAGGCGAACTTGATGTTGCCCTATACGGGTGGACAGCCACATAAACGCCATGCGATTCTTGCAATTAATATGAATGGAGGTGGTGGTTTTGAGATTTGGCAATATACTTCCAGAACTCCGGTTGCAGCTACATTTGAAATTCAATATGGCGATCTTGGAATATTTGCATGTAAAATAAAAAGTCGGGATGTACAGGCTACTTATAAAACGTTGCAACGTCAGGGTGTAAAAATTTTAGGAGAAGTAACCAACGATCCTAAAGGAGATCCACATTTTTATTTAAAAGATCTTTATGGAAATGTATTTGAAATTGTAAAAGCGGATGATTGGTTTGGCAAAACGGAATTTACCACCGGTGGAAGTTATGGAGCTGTAGTTGGTGTTACAGATATGGAAAGATCAAAACGATTTTATGGTGAAATTCTCGGATTTGATAAGGTTGTTTATGATAAGGAAGAGATATTTAATGATACCTCTGTTTTACCTGGAGGACAAATTAAATCGAGAAGAGTTTTATTGGCACAATCAACATCCCGACGCGGACCATTCAGTAAACTTTTAGGAAACGGTGAAATTGAATTAATAAAAGTATATGATCGTCCCGTAAAAAAAATATTTGAAAATCGTTTTTGGGGTGATCTTGGTTTTATTCATTTGTGTTTTGATATTCAGGGCATGAAAGAAATGAAGGAATTATGTACTTCAAAAGGTTATCCGTTTACTGTTGATAGCGGCGATCATTTTGATATGGGAGAAGCAGCGGGACATTTTTCGTACATAGAAGATCCTGACGGGGCATTAATAGAATTTGTAGAAACGCATAAAGTTCCAATTCTAAAAAAATTCGGATGGTATTTGAATCTGCAAAAAAGAGATCCTGAACAGGCATTGCCAAATTGGATGGTGAAAGCAATGGGCTTGAATAGAACGAGGGGATAG